A single window of Puniceicoccaceae bacterium DNA harbors:
- the modA gene encoding molybdate ABC transporter substrate-binding protein yields the protein MNSFRLILLLLSPLLSIAPSKASAELRVLAAASLSDALQGVGEHYTETTGESVRFSFGSSGALARQIREGVPADVFVSADALHMDQLESEALLLDGSRRTILRNALVLIVDARQGPTIASLQDLTGAAIRRLAVGEPATVPAGTYAKTILEQAGLWAVLEPKIVPLHNVRSVLAAVEAGNADAGFVYRTDALISSRVTIAVSIPTQTGPDIRYPAAVLQQSTQTRAAQAFVDYLISPDAQRIFERYGFLPGH from the coding sequence ATGAATTCCTTCCGGCTGATCTTGCTGCTCCTCTCGCCTTTGCTCTCCATTGCGCCAAGCAAGGCTTCCGCCGAACTCCGGGTTCTGGCTGCCGCCAGCCTCTCCGATGCCTTGCAGGGGGTCGGGGAACACTACACGGAAACCACGGGAGAATCCGTCCGTTTCAGCTTTGGTTCCTCTGGAGCGTTGGCGCGGCAAATCCGCGAAGGAGTTCCCGCCGATGTGTTTGTCTCAGCGGATGCACTGCACATGGATCAGCTGGAGTCCGAAGCACTGCTGCTGGACGGGAGCCGCCGCACGATATTGCGCAACGCGCTTGTACTCATTGTCGATGCACGGCAGGGGCCGACGATTGCCAGTCTGCAGGATCTCACGGGGGCCGCAATTCGACGCCTTGCGGTGGGCGAACCCGCAACTGTGCCGGCCGGCACCTACGCCAAAACCATTTTGGAGCAGGCCGGTCTTTGGGCTGTGCTGGAACCCAAAATCGTTCCGCTTCACAACGTTCGCTCGGTGCTGGCTGCTGTGGAAGCGGGCAACGCTGACGCTGGCTTTGTCTACCGGACCGATGCCCTGATCTCCAGTCGGGTGACCATTGCGGTCTCCATTCCCACCCAAACGGGTCCGGACATTCGCTATCCTGCAGCTGTCTTGCAGCAGTCGACCCAAACGCGAGCAGCACAGGCATTTGTGGACTACCTCATCAGCCCCGATGCGCAACGCATTTTCGAACGCTACGGCTTTCTGCCCGGGCATTGA
- the modB gene encoding molybdate ABC transporter permease subunit, translating into MHALFEITLFTLGIALLSTLLILPGGIALGWLLAHRQWPGKVLVETLVTLPLVIPPVATGLILLKLFGRRGPIGAFLEQALGVEIVFTWKAVVLATAVMAFPLMVRAARVAFEEVNPRLIEAARTLGADRLDAFLTVTLPLAKRGLLAGTVLSFARSLGEFGATVMLAGMIPGKTITLALGIYHEVQLGRDERALGLLLISTSLAFLAVWASEHLLRRRHA; encoded by the coding sequence ATGCACGCGCTATTCGAAATCACGCTTTTTACACTGGGCATTGCCCTGTTGAGCACCCTGCTCATCCTTCCAGGTGGCATCGCTCTGGGTTGGCTGCTCGCACATCGCCAGTGGCCGGGTAAAGTGCTCGTGGAAACCCTCGTCACACTTCCCCTGGTCATTCCTCCCGTGGCGACCGGACTGATCCTGCTGAAGCTCTTCGGACGCAGGGGGCCGATCGGCGCATTTCTGGAGCAGGCCCTGGGGGTGGAAATTGTCTTCACCTGGAAAGCGGTGGTCCTGGCCACTGCCGTGATGGCCTTTCCCCTGATGGTCCGCGCTGCACGCGTTGCCTTTGAGGAGGTCAACCCTCGCCTGATCGAAGCAGCGCGAACACTGGGGGCTGACAGGTTGGATGCGTTTTTGACCGTGACCCTTCCACTAGCAAAACGCGGTCTGCTGGCTGGCACCGTGCTCTCCTTTGCCCGTTCCCTTGGGGAGTTCGGTGCAACCGTGATGCTCGCAGGCATGATCCCCGGTAAAACCATCACGCTCGCACTGGGAATTTATCACGAGGTGCAACTGGGTCGGGACGAGCGCGCTTTGGGTCTGCTGTTGATCTCCACCAGTCTCGCCTTTCTCGCCGTATGGGCGAGCGAACACCTGCTCCGGAGGAGGCATGCATGA
- the modC gene encoding molybdenum ABC transporter ATP-binding protein, whose protein sequence is MNDTDTISGIQIQLELEYPGFRLDVDMQLPGRGVSAFFGPSGCGKTTLLRILAGLERRATGRIVIGDDLWMDSTARTFVPTHQRSIGYVFQDAQLFPHLSVSENLDYGQRRALARGRNLPVDRSSTIELLGIGGLLQRNPETLSGGERQRVAIARALLAGPRLLLLDEPLASLDLDRKREVLPYLERLHQSLQIPVLLVSHALEEIVRIADHLSLIRDGRMVASGPLLQILSRMDLPEVRSHDMGVVLEGIVTGNDEAFGLVVVSAPGVQLVVPHAPMPLHSVIRLQILPGDVSLTLEPTPLSSVLNQIPACIQSIESAHGSAHVQVLLDAGGSPLIARITRRSCERLSLKPGQALWAHIKAVAVVV, encoded by the coding sequence ATGAACGATACTGACACGATCTCCGGTATCCAGATCCAGCTCGAGTTGGAGTATCCCGGGTTTCGCCTGGATGTGGACATGCAGCTGCCCGGGCGCGGCGTTTCCGCCTTCTTTGGCCCCTCCGGCTGTGGCAAGACCACCTTGCTTCGCATCCTCGCTGGATTGGAGCGCCGTGCGACCGGACGCATAGTTATCGGTGATGACCTGTGGATGGACAGCACGGCAAGGACGTTTGTACCCACCCACCAGCGTAGCATTGGCTATGTGTTTCAAGATGCCCAACTCTTTCCCCATTTGTCCGTTTCTGAAAACCTTGACTACGGACAGCGACGGGCACTGGCACGTGGTCGGAATCTTCCAGTTGACCGCTCCAGCACGATTGAACTGCTGGGCATAGGCGGATTGTTGCAGCGTAACCCGGAAACCCTGTCCGGTGGAGAACGGCAACGCGTTGCCATCGCGCGTGCGTTACTTGCGGGTCCACGTCTGCTGCTGCTTGACGAACCCCTTGCATCTCTGGATCTCGACCGGAAACGGGAGGTTTTACCCTACCTGGAGCGCCTGCACCAAAGCCTGCAGATCCCGGTGCTGCTCGTCAGTCACGCTCTGGAGGAAATCGTACGCATCGCGGATCACTTGAGTCTGATTCGGGATGGCCGGATGGTGGCAAGCGGACCGCTGCTGCAGATTCTCAGCCGCATGGATCTACCGGAGGTTCGCTCCCACGACATGGGAGTGGTTCTGGAAGGGATCGTGACCGGCAACGATGAAGCCTTTGGTCTGGTGGTGGTGAGCGCCCCTGGAGTTCAGCTGGTAGTGCCACACGCCCCGATGCCACTTCACAGCGTGATCCGCCTGCAAATTCTTCCCGGCGATGTCAGTCTCACGCTTGAGCCAACACCGCTAAGTAGTGTGCTCAACCAGATTCCAGCCTGCATTCAGTCCATTGAATCTGCACATGGCAGTGCCCATGTGCAGGTATTGCTCGACGCAGGAGGCTCGCCACTGATCGCGCGCATCACCCGTCGATCCTGTGAACGGCTGTCATTGAAGCCCGGACAAGCACTCTGGGCCCACATCAAAGCAGTCGCAGTCGTGGTATGA
- the deoC gene encoding deoxyribose-phosphate aldolase: protein MTPESLARYFDATNLRLDATVSDIRQLCADATAVKAYSVMLYPTSVKLASDVLAGTGVKVGTVAGFPSGRFSTAAKAAEIREAAKNGADEVDVVANYAELIAGNSIFVESELKQLSQTAHDMGVLLKVIVETCYLSESLQLDALRICEAAEVDFIKTSTGFGSAGATVETIALWKANRRENIQLKAAGGIRNLTDALALIDAGADRLGLSAAIAIIEEFKTGKQGQGSGAY from the coding sequence ATGACACCTGAATCGCTTGCCCGATATTTTGATGCGACGAATCTTCGATTGGACGCTACGGTCTCCGACATTCGCCAGCTGTGTGCAGACGCTACGGCTGTGAAGGCCTATTCGGTGATGTTGTATCCCACCAGCGTCAAGCTCGCCAGCGACGTGCTTGCAGGGACGGGCGTGAAGGTGGGCACGGTTGCGGGGTTTCCATCTGGCCGATTTTCGACTGCGGCAAAAGCTGCAGAGATTCGGGAAGCCGCGAAAAATGGTGCGGATGAGGTCGATGTAGTTGCCAACTATGCAGAGCTGATTGCGGGCAATTCGATCTTCGTGGAATCAGAGCTGAAGCAGCTGTCGCAGACCGCTCACGACATGGGGGTGCTACTCAAGGTGATCGTTGAGACTTGCTACCTGTCGGAGTCGCTCCAGCTGGATGCTCTGCGCATTTGCGAGGCGGCCGAGGTCGATTTTATCAAGACCTCGACTGGATTTGGAAGTGCTGGAGCTACAGTCGAAACCATTGCACTTTGGAAAGCAAACCGACGAGAAAACATCCAACTGAAGGCTGCTGGCGGCATCCGCAATCTCACCGATGCGCTTGCCCTGATCGATGCGGGTGCAGATCGCCTCGGACTCTCTGCCGCGATCGCAATCATCGAGGAGTTTAAGACTGGTAAACAAGGACAGGGCAGCGGAGCGTATTGA
- a CDS encoding ribokinase yields MQSAIVVVGSYVQDLTFFTRQFPSPGETVIGNFATGPGGKGSNQAIAARRSGGEVVFVGAVGGDAFAEVATQFHEAEGVDARWLHDTRRSTGAAAILVNADGQNEIVVSVGASDAMTEAVVSERLPDAAGIVVTQLETHLEASITAMRRGREMGACTVLNPAPMRDDFPLAILQWVDVLIPNETEFVRLLKLLHPEEFASLNDTTLEQLTSAELHTLCRRLQVPTVILTLGARGAFLSTVDRCASFLPLDDIEVVDTTGAGDAFVGGFSAGWVKYGQDLDRAIRYGVVVAGLSVTQPGTAPAMPRMAAIEAYLEDHSMHI; encoded by the coding sequence ATGCAGAGCGCAATCGTTGTCGTTGGAAGCTACGTCCAGGATCTCACGTTTTTCACCCGCCAGTTTCCCAGCCCCGGAGAAACGGTGATCGGCAATTTTGCGACGGGACCAGGTGGCAAGGGATCGAATCAGGCGATTGCCGCGCGGCGGTCGGGAGGTGAAGTGGTTTTTGTAGGGGCAGTGGGTGGCGATGCATTTGCGGAAGTGGCAACTCAATTTCATGAGGCCGAAGGAGTGGATGCGCGCTGGTTGCACGATACCCGGCGCTCAACCGGTGCGGCTGCCATTTTGGTAAATGCAGATGGACAGAATGAAATCGTGGTTTCCGTGGGAGCCAGCGATGCGATGACAGAGGCTGTGGTTTCTGAACGACTTCCGGATGCAGCAGGGATCGTGGTGACCCAACTGGAGACTCACCTTGAGGCCTCCATCACGGCCATGCGCCGTGGTCGCGAAATGGGAGCCTGTACGGTGCTCAATCCGGCTCCGATGCGCGATGATTTTCCACTGGCGATTCTGCAGTGGGTCGATGTGTTGATCCCCAATGAAACGGAGTTTGTGCGGCTGCTGAAATTATTGCATCCTGAAGAGTTTGCATCCCTGAACGACACGACGCTCGAACAACTCACGAGTGCCGAACTACACACGCTTTGCCGACGGCTGCAGGTGCCGACAGTGATTCTCACGCTGGGCGCTCGGGGTGCCTTTCTGTCAACAGTGGATCGCTGTGCATCGTTTTTGCCGCTGGATGACATCGAAGTGGTGGATACCACAGGCGCAGGCGATGCGTTTGTGGGGGGATTTTCCGCAGGATGGGTGAAGTATGGGCAGGATCTGGATCGTGCAATTCGCTATGGTGTTGTGGTGGCTGGGCTTTCTGTTACCCAGCCGGGAACGGCTCCGGCGATGCCGCGCATGGCCGCGATTGAAGCTTACCTTGAGGATCATTCAATGCACATCTGA
- a CDS encoding serine/threonine dehydratase, with protein METLNHFAILAARRRLADDVHATPILSSKTLNQWLGHEIFFKAEGLQKVGAFKARGALNALRCYREFIGRFPERVIANSSGNHAQAVAWACREHGVPCTVYMPEATSQVKQQGTRHYGAELVLLPTRTAVDATAAREAESDGVFWIPPYNHEWVMAGQGTAAAEALDVLDSVHAVVAPCGGGGLLAGTLVTTRALCPGAQVVGAEPAAASDAFQSRKQGRIIALEQTPNTVADGARTLSVGERTFPFLQRLDEFFMCSEARIAYWTQWLTHLLKLQIEPTAALGMEGAWQWLMRQKQPRRVLVILTGANMDAATRQRVWQQDWLTQPPDSLGGGQCD; from the coding sequence ATGGAAACATTGAATCATTTTGCCATTCTTGCAGCGCGTCGTCGCCTGGCCGATGACGTGCACGCGACTCCCATCCTCAGTTCCAAAACCTTGAATCAATGGCTGGGACACGAGATCTTCTTTAAAGCAGAAGGGTTGCAGAAAGTGGGTGCGTTTAAGGCGAGGGGTGCGCTCAACGCCTTGCGGTGTTATCGGGAATTTATTGGTAGATTCCCGGAGCGCGTGATTGCCAACAGCTCTGGAAATCACGCCCAGGCGGTGGCATGGGCATGCCGGGAGCACGGAGTGCCTTGCACTGTTTACATGCCGGAAGCCACCTCGCAAGTGAAGCAACAGGGCACGCGCCACTACGGTGCCGAGCTGGTGCTGCTGCCCACCCGAACCGCAGTGGATGCGACGGCAGCCAGGGAAGCAGAGTCGGATGGTGTGTTCTGGATCCCTCCCTACAATCATGAGTGGGTGATGGCGGGGCAGGGAACGGCAGCAGCCGAAGCTCTCGATGTTCTGGACTCCGTGCATGCGGTGGTGGCTCCCTGTGGTGGAGGGGGGTTGCTTGCAGGCACACTCGTGACAACACGGGCATTGTGCCCGGGTGCACAAGTGGTGGGTGCCGAACCTGCGGCAGCCAGCGACGCGTTTCAGTCCCGAAAACAGGGACGCATCATTGCGCTGGAGCAGACTCCAAACACGGTTGCAGACGGTGCCCGCACGCTATCAGTGGGGGAGCGCACCTTCCCGTTCCTCCAACGACTGGATGAGTTTTTCATGTGTTCGGAAGCACGAATCGCTTACTGGACGCAGTGGCTGACCCATTTATTAAAGCTGCAAATCGAGCCTACTGCGGCATTGGGCATGGAGGGTGCCTGGCAGTGGTTGATGCGTCAAAAGCAACCCCGGCGGGTGCTCGTCATCCTCACGGGAGCAAACATGGATGCGGCAACCCGACAGCGCGTTTGGCAGCAGGATTGGCTCACTCAGCCGCCGGACAGTTTGGGCGGTGGGCAGTGCGACTGA